CGATACGGCCAGCCTGCAGCGCAACATCCTGGAAAGTTTATTGAAACAGCAAACTACAGAAGCGGATAAAGTGTTCAGCAACCTGGTATTGAAAGAGATCCCCATCTTCAGTAATGAGGATAACATCTATTCCATGCTGTCTCCCCTCCGGGATTCCCTGCAGCTCAGCAAATCCCTTTTCCCTGATCTGCTGCAGCTCACTGCGCTCACGGACTATAAAGAACCGGTGTACAGCCTGCTGGCCACTATGTTGGACAGTAACGTGATCCAGCCATCCCTGTATGAACATCATATCAGCCAGATTGCTTTTGATGCCCGCATAGCCCTGCAAAAAGAAATAGCAGATGAACAGGAGCAAATAGGTGAAGATGACGATAATGATATAGAAAGCCGCTTCCACCCCAATAATGTACTGCACGAATTCGCAGTGCTGTTGTTGCCCTACCGCAACACAAACAAGAATGCGGAACGGTTCTTTACCCGGTACGAAACCACAAAAAATCCTTTACAACAGATCCTGCTGGCACAGTTATACCTCCGGCACAAGCTGCCGGTAGCAGACAGCCTGCTGCAACAGATCGCCGCGCAGGAGAAATACCGGGTTGCCTTATGGGAAGCTTTGGAGGAAATACAACAGCTTGATAAATTCCCCAAAGCGTATAAAAAACAGGAATCTATTGCCAGGAGCGTGTTATACGGCATGGTGGACTACAACACCAAAATTGATTCTGTAGTATTGCTCGGCAAACAACATACCACGCATCGTTTCAAAAAGGGTACTGTTTACCTGTATAAATACAAACAGAAGGAAGAAGATGCCTGGTACCTCGGTATCAGTGGTCTTCAGCCGGAAGATGAAAAGCAGTCTTCCAGCAACGAATCCCTCACACAGCTCACGGATATCCGCTATGATGCGTACAGGTCTGTACCGGAACAATTCATCAAAGTGATCCGCCAGGTGAAATACAAGAACCGTTACCGGTGGGACAATGACATGAACCTGGGAGCAATGCTCAATGCGAATTAATCCTTCATTTTATGACGGCGGCCGGGTAAAGATGTTTAAACACCTTTGCGCGGCCGCTTTTTTTGTGCATATTGCATAGATAACCTTATTAAAACATACTGAATTTTATGTGTGGAATTGTTGCATACATAGGTCACCGGGAAGCGTATCCGGTAGTGATCAAAGGCCTGAAACGTCTTGAATACCGTGGATACGATAGTACAGGCGTTGCTTTATTGAACGGTGGAAGTTTGAAAGTATATAAGAAGAAAGGAAAAGTAGCCGAACTGGAAGATTATGTTACCGGTAAAGACCTCAAAAGCCATATTGCGATCGGCCACACCCGCTGGGCCACGCATGGAGAACCAAGTGACAGGAATGCACACCCCCAAATGTCCGGCGATGGCAAATTAGCCATGGTGCATAACGGGATCATAGAAAACTATGCGCAACTGAAACAGGAACTGCTGAACAAAGGGCATCAGTTTTCCAGTGATACAGATACGGAAGTACTGATCCACTTTATCCAGGAGATTAAAAAAAGCAATCAATGCAGCACAGAAGAAGCCCTCAGGATAGCCCTGAAAAGAGTAGTAGGCGCTTATGTGATCCTCATTGTGGATGAAGACAATCCGGATACCCTCATCGCGGCCCGGAAAGGCAGCCCGCTGGTGATAGGTGTTGGTAAAGGAGAACACTTCCTGGCATCAGATGCTTCCCCCATTATTGAATACACCAAGGAAGTGGTGTATGTGAACGACTATGAAATAGCGATCCTTAAAGCAGACGAACTCATCCTCAAAAATATTTCCAACGAGATCCAAACACCCTATATACAGAAGCTGGACATGGAACTGGCCGCCATTGAAAAAGGCGGTTATGACCACTTCATGCTGAAAGAAGTGTTTGAACAACCACAAACCATTTTCGACAGTTTACGCGGACGCCTGGATGCAAAAGCGGGCCAGCTTACACTGGGCGGGCTGCGCGAGCATATGGACCTGCTGAAGGATGCCAACCGCATTATTATTGTAGCCTGCGGCACCTCCTGGCATGCAGGGCTGGTGGCAGAATACATGATAGAAGAATTATGCCGCATACCGGTAGAGGTGGAATACGCTTCTGAATTCCGTTACCGTAACCCCGTTGTAGGAAAAGGTGATGTGATCATTGCCGTTTCACAATCCGGAGAAACAGCAGATACCCTCGTGGCCATGGAAAGCGCTAAAGAAAAAGGTGCTATCATCCTGGGCGTATGTAATGTAGTAGGTTCTTCTATTGCCCGCTTGTCCAACGGCGGCGTATATACGCACGCAGGGCCTGAAATAGGTGTGGCCAGTACAAAAGCATTCACAGCCCAACTCGCGGTATTATGCCTCATCGGTCTTAAGATAGCAGAAGCAAAAGGTACCATCACCGCTCAACGTTTCCAGCACCTGCTGGATGAACTGGAAGGTGTACCGGATAAAGTGGCCATTGCACTTAAACTGAACGATCAGACCAAAGCTATTGCCAATAAATATAAAGATGCACGCGACTTCCTTTACCTGGGCCGTGGATACAACTTCCCCATTGCACTGGAAGGTGCGCTCAAACTGAAGGAGATCTCTTATATCCATGCAGAAGGTTATCCTGCCGCTGAAATGAAACACGGGCCCATTGCACTGGTGGATGAGAACCTGCCTGTAGTATTTGTAGCTACCAAAGACCGTTACTACGATAAAGTAGTATCCAATATACAGGAGATCAAAGCACGTAAAGGAAAAGTGATTGCCGTTATCACGGAAGGTGATCAGATCATTTCCGGTATGGCAGATGATGTGATTGTTGTTCCGGAAGCAGATGAACTGGTAGCACCTATTATCTCCGTGATCCCCCTCCAATTACTGGCTTATCACATTGGTGTATTGAAAGGCCTGGATGTAGACAAACCAAGGAATCTGGCCAAGTCTGTAACCGTAGAATAGTATCCTTATGAACCATATAGAAAAGAAACCACTCCACCAGCTGGGGTATCAGTTCATTGACGGTCCTTATCTGCCGGAAGGAAAAAATGAATACTACCTCCGCGATAAACAACGCGGTAAGGAAACCGTACACCGCAAACTGAATGCAAGGGAAATTG
This DNA window, taken from Chitinophaga niabensis, encodes the following:
- the glmS gene encoding glutamine--fructose-6-phosphate transaminase (isomerizing), whose translation is MCGIVAYIGHREAYPVVIKGLKRLEYRGYDSTGVALLNGGSLKVYKKKGKVAELEDYVTGKDLKSHIAIGHTRWATHGEPSDRNAHPQMSGDGKLAMVHNGIIENYAQLKQELLNKGHQFSSDTDTEVLIHFIQEIKKSNQCSTEEALRIALKRVVGAYVILIVDEDNPDTLIAARKGSPLVIGVGKGEHFLASDASPIIEYTKEVVYVNDYEIAILKADELILKNISNEIQTPYIQKLDMELAAIEKGGYDHFMLKEVFEQPQTIFDSLRGRLDAKAGQLTLGGLREHMDLLKDANRIIIVACGTSWHAGLVAEYMIEELCRIPVEVEYASEFRYRNPVVGKGDVIIAVSQSGETADTLVAMESAKEKGAIILGVCNVVGSSIARLSNGGVYTHAGPEIGVASTKAFTAQLAVLCLIGLKIAEAKGTITAQRFQHLLDELEGVPDKVAIALKLNDQTKAIANKYKDARDFLYLGRGYNFPIALEGALKLKEISYIHAEGYPAAEMKHGPIALVDENLPVVFVATKDRYYDKVVSNIQEIKARKGKVIAVITEGDQIISGMADDVIVVPEADELVAPIISVIPLQLLAYHIGVLKGLDVDKPRNLAKSVTVE